From Cecembia calidifontis, one genomic window encodes:
- a CDS encoding quinol:cytochrome C oxidoreductase: protein MAHSTTNYNLDQKFEFTATLKKSIMTVLVIGAVILAVGIITAMVGGGHDHAEEAGGHAFHWYQRLFANLWINNVYFTGIAIIGVFFFALQYAAQAGWSTAILRIPLSFGNWLPIAAGLMILTFFIANHDLFHWTHSYLFDKNSPEYDKIIDGKGGFFYWPMEKGTFPIFFILRMFLFFGFWVFFFNKLKSLAFEEDIKGGTGYWRKLRTWSALFIVFFAVSSSVAAWDWVMSIDTHWFSTMFGWYVFASWFVAGLSAITLIVVFLKDKGYLEMVNQNHIHDLGKFVFAFSVFWTYIWFSQFLLIYYANIPEESVYFVERLQSDVYSPFIFVNLVLNFFLPFLVLMTRDAKRHAIFLKVVCSIIILGHWFDFFLMVQPGTLGHNGGFGLMEIGMLLVYGAAFTLVALGALAKKPLIAKNHPMLEESYHHHI, encoded by the coding sequence ATGGCACATAGTACTACAAACTATAATTTGGATCAAAAATTCGAGTTCACAGCTACGCTGAAGAAGTCGATAATGACTGTTTTGGTAATCGGAGCTGTTATCCTTGCTGTTGGAATAATTACTGCTATGGTGGGTGGTGGCCATGATCATGCTGAGGAGGCTGGTGGACATGCATTCCATTGGTATCAAAGATTATTTGCTAACCTTTGGATAAATAATGTTTATTTCACTGGTATTGCCATTATTGGCGTATTCTTTTTTGCCCTGCAGTATGCAGCGCAGGCCGGATGGTCTACTGCTATCCTAAGAATTCCTCTTTCTTTTGGAAACTGGTTGCCAATCGCAGCAGGATTGATGATTCTAACTTTCTTTATCGCCAATCATGACCTTTTCCATTGGACTCATAGCTACTTATTTGATAAGAACAGTCCTGAATATGATAAAATCATTGATGGTAAAGGCGGTTTCTTCTATTGGCCAATGGAAAAAGGTACCTTTCCTATCTTTTTCATTCTCAGAATGTTTTTGTTCTTTGGGTTCTGGGTGTTTTTCTTCAATAAATTGAAATCCTTGGCATTTGAAGAGGACATCAAGGGAGGTACTGGTTACTGGAGAAAATTGAGAACTTGGTCCGCTTTGTTTATCGTGTTCTTTGCTGTTTCTTCTTCTGTAGCAGCATGGGATTGGGTAATGTCAATCGATACACATTGGTTCTCTACCATGTTTGGTTGGTATGTATTTGCTTCCTGGTTTGTGGCTGGTCTTTCTGCCATTACCTTAATAGTAGTATTTTTGAAGGACAAAGGTTATCTGGAAATGGTCAACCAAAACCATATCCATGACCTTGGTAAATTTGTATTTGCTTTCTCTGTATTCTGGACTTATATCTGGTTTTCACAGTTCCTTTTGATCTATTATGCCAACATCCCGGAAGAGTCAGTTTATTTTGTAGAGAGACTGCAAAGTGATGTGTATAGCCCGTTCATTTTTGTCAATCTAGTTTTAAACTTCTTCTTACCTTTCTTAGTTTTAATGACTAGAGATGCAAAAAGGCATGCGATCTTCCTTAAAGTTGTTTGTTCTATCATTATATTAGGACACTGGTTTGACTTCTTCTTGATGGTTCAGCCTGGTACTTTGGGACACAATGGTGGATTTGGTTTGATGGAAATAGGTATGTTATTGGTATATGGTGCTGCTTTCACTTTGGTAGCTTTAGGTGCCCTTGCCAAGAAACCGCTTATTGCGAAGAACCATCCTATGTTGGAAGAAAGTTATCATCATCATATTTAA
- a CDS encoding c-type cytochrome produces the protein MKIKYSIYVIALAGLSFGLASCGASGDHPGYEYAPQMYNSVAYEPLSQIQNEQEGSWLSSREDGKGEFFNSNINNPHGMNMREPVEGTVPRTKDGSLPYRLKAFELEEAAKNQNPIELTDQVLAEGKVLYTQYCSTCHGQNGEGDGKAGERVGGVANLKGGAYIDLPEGHIFHVIMKGKGRMGAHGSQISQERIWKIVHYVKQEIQKQ, from the coding sequence ATGAAAATAAAATATTCTATATACGTAATTGCTTTGGCAGGACTCTCCTTTGGATTGGCTTCCTGTGGTGCTTCCGGAGACCATCCCGGTTATGAATATGCTCCCCAAATGTACAACTCTGTTGCCTACGAGCCTTTGTCCCAAATCCAGAATGAACAAGAAGGTTCCTGGCTATCCAGCAGGGAAGATGGTAAAGGAGAATTCTTTAACAGTAATATCAATAACCCTCATGGTATGAATATGAGGGAACCTGTAGAAGGTACCGTTCCCAGAACAAAAGACGGATCATTGCCTTACAGACTGAAGGCTTTTGAATTGGAAGAGGCGGCAAAAAACCAAAATCCAATTGAATTGACTGATCAGGTTCTGGCAGAAGGTAAAGTCCTGTACACTCAGTATTGCTCTACTTGCCATGGTCAAAACGGTGAAGGAGATGGCAAAGCCGGAGAAAGGGTAGGCGGTGTTGCCAACCTTAAAGGAGGAGCATATATAGACCTTCCTGAAGGCCATATCTTCCATGTGATTATGAAAGGTAAAGGGAGAATGGGAGCTCATGGTTCTCAGATTTCTCAAGAGAGAATTTGGAAAATTGTTCACTATGTCAAACAAGAAATTCAGAAACAATAA
- a CDS encoding DUF3341 domain-containing protein, which translates to MERDKNFVLGVYDDEDVLLDAVSKVRESGVKIHEVYSPFPVHGLDEALGYKRSRLPIAAFLFGLLGTSLALTMQFYMMRFDWPMIIGGKDYAAFPDFIPVTFELTVLLAAFGMVGVFMVSSNLKPWGQPRIFDLRITDDKHVMAIDLAANASLGEDKIAEVLKNSGATEVNKKSFE; encoded by the coding sequence ATGGAAAGAGATAAAAACTTTGTCCTCGGTGTATATGACGATGAGGATGTATTGTTAGATGCAGTTTCCAAAGTGAGAGAAAGTGGTGTCAAAATCCACGAAGTTTACTCTCCCTTTCCAGTTCATGGTCTTGATGAGGCATTAGGTTATAAAAGAAGTAGATTACCTATAGCAGCTTTCCTTTTTGGTCTGCTTGGTACTTCTCTTGCATTGACCATGCAGTTTTACATGATGAGATTTGACTGGCCAATGATTATTGGTGGTAAAGACTATGCAGCTTTTCCAGACTTTATCCCTGTAACCTTTGAATTGACCGTGTTATTGGCGGCATTCGGTATGGTTGGTGTATTTATGGTGTCCAGTAATTTGAAGCCTTGGGGTCAGCCTAGAATCTTTGATTTGAGAATAACTGACGACAAGCATGTGATGGCCATTGATTTGGCGGCAAATGCTTCCTTAGGTGAAGATAAAATTGCTGAGGTACTGAAAAACTCTGGTGCTACAGAAGTCAATAAAAAAAGTTTTGAATAG
- the nrfD gene encoding NrfD/PsrC family molybdoenzyme membrane anchor subunit — translation MQVTSSVREPLITGGKTLKDVTHDISRQVEGKPSMAWLLALLVSVGVLVLGGLALVATLWEGIGMWGLNKTIGWAWDITNFVWWVGIGHAGTLISAVLLLFRQKWRMAINRAAEAMTIFAVICAAMFPIIHMGRPWLGAYWALPLPNTFGSLWVNFNSPLLWDVFAISTYFSVSLVFWYIGLIPDFATIRDRATGIRKTIYGALAFGWDGAAKTWSRYESVALILAGLATPLVLSVHTIVSFDFATSVIPGWHTTIFPPYFVAGAIFSGFAMVLTLMIITRKVFKLEDYITIVHIELMNIVIIITGSIVGIAYITEFFIAWYSGVAAEQYAFVNRAFGPYWWAYWSMMTCNVISPQLFWFKKIRTSIVATFLLSIVVNIGMWFERFVIIVTSLHRDFLPSSWAMFSPTWADIGVYLFTFGLFFTLFLLFAKFFPVINMAEVKSIVKSSSEKVNK, via the coding sequence ATGCAGGTTACTTCATCCGTACGCGAGCCGCTAATTACAGGCGGAAAAACCTTAAAAGATGTTACCCATGATATCTCAAGACAAGTAGAGGGCAAGCCAAGTATGGCTTGGCTCCTCGCTCTTTTGGTTTCAGTGGGCGTGCTTGTCTTGGGAGGGCTTGCCCTAGTGGCCACCCTCTGGGAAGGTATCGGAATGTGGGGGCTCAATAAAACTATCGGTTGGGCTTGGGATATCACCAACTTCGTGTGGTGGGTCGGTATTGGTCACGCCGGTACTTTGATCTCTGCTGTACTTTTATTGTTCAGACAGAAATGGAGAATGGCTATTAACAGAGCTGCTGAAGCGATGACGATCTTCGCCGTTATCTGTGCCGCGATGTTCCCAATTATTCACATGGGCCGTCCTTGGTTGGGTGCCTATTGGGCACTTCCTCTACCAAATACCTTTGGCTCCTTGTGGGTAAACTTTAACTCACCTCTTTTGTGGGACGTATTTGCGATTTCGACTTATTTCTCTGTTTCTTTAGTATTCTGGTATATCGGTTTGATCCCTGATTTTGCTACGATTAGAGACAGGGCTACAGGAATCCGAAAAACCATCTATGGTGCTCTGGCCTTTGGTTGGGACGGAGCTGCAAAAACATGGAGCAGATATGAGTCAGTAGCACTTATTCTTGCAGGTTTGGCAACCCCCCTTGTACTTTCTGTACATACCATCGTATCCTTCGATTTTGCGACCTCAGTTATTCCAGGTTGGCATACTACTATCTTCCCTCCATACTTCGTTGCCGGCGCTATTTTCTCCGGTTTCGCCATGGTATTGACCTTGATGATCATCACCAGGAAAGTATTTAAGCTGGAAGATTACATTACCATTGTCCATATTGAATTGATGAACATAGTAATCATCATCACTGGATCCATTGTAGGTATTGCATACATTACTGAATTCTTCATCGCATGGTATTCTGGTGTAGCTGCTGAACAGTATGCATTCGTAAACAGAGCATTTGGCCCGTACTGGTGGGCTTATTGGTCCATGATGACCTGTAATGTGATTTCCCCACAGCTATTCTGGTTCAAGAAGATCAGAACCTCAATTGTAGCTACCTTCCTTTTGTCCATCGTGGTGAATATAGGGATGTGGTTTGAGCGTTTTGTAATCATTGTAACTTCTTTGCACAGAGACTTCTTGCCTTCTTCTTGGGCTATGTTCTCCCCAACTTGGGCAGATATCGGAGTTTATCTGTTTACATTCGGTTTGTTCTTTACCTTATTCTTGTTGTTTGCTAAGTTTTTCCCTGTGATCAACATGGCAGAGGTAAAATCTATTGTTAAATCTTCATCTGAAAAAGTAAATAAATAA
- a CDS encoding TAT-variant-translocated molybdopterin oxidoreductase, protein MKENKKTYWKGLEELTNDESFVRNAEREFPEGPSNLDGSSRRDFLKVMGFSLAAASLAACEAPVRKAIPYVNKPVDINPSIPNYYASTFASGGDYAAVVVKTREGRPIKIDGNELSPITKGGTNAIVEASVLSLYDKQRLSGPYINGEKSEWTTLDAEVKSKLASAGTVKVVTNTIISPSTEKALAEFAAAFGGAEVVTYDPVSSYGITKAAELTYGTAMLPTYDFSKANVIVSFGADFLGTWISPIEFAKQYAQGRKITKEKPVMSRHFQFESNLSLAGANADYRTPIKPSQSGLAVLALYNAIAKQAGAATVTAPAVEIEYLDKAAKELWANRGKSIVVSGSNDPNVQVVINAINDLLENNGVTVDFSRPSHFRKGDDTKMNQFIADLKGGRVGAVVFYNCNPVYDHAKGAEIAEAISKAKVSIATNGTMDETASLVQYVAPDHHYLESWNDFNPRKGEYSLSQPTISPLFNTRQAQESFLIWAGNSTNYYDFLQENWKSNLFVTQSDISNFQEFWDRSLFNGVYSISSTSTAISGNADVAAAASAVAKAYKADNAGVELAVYTKVGIGNGTHSNNPWLQEMSDPISKATWDNYLTVSQKWANENGLKMVEGATRKAKITVGNKSLIVPVLVQPGQAQGTVGLALGYGRSKAGRVANGVGVNAYELLDSSNGFVNYDITEGVSVELLSDTYRIAQTQTHQTYMGREFVIQEATLSEYKQDASAGRYKPQIYKEGQFVKPSKISLWKGHQYSQHHWGLAIDMNSCIGCGACTVACQVENNVAVVGKQEVLNRREMAWIRIDRYYSSPEGASSNKELEQAADNPEVTFQPMMCQHCNNAPCETVCPVAATTHSSEGLNQMTYNRCIGTRYCANNCPYKVRRFNWFKYHDNKEFAAVNVAQNDDLGKMVLNPDVTVRARGVIEKCSMCVQRIQAGKLTAKKEGRKVQDGDINTACATACPTNAIVFGDMNDPNSKITQMLKIQEDTTSAIKEVNEERAYHVLEEINVSPNVWYFTKIRNKDKSEA, encoded by the coding sequence ATGAAAGAAAATAAAAAGACCTACTGGAAAGGGTTAGAAGAATTGACAAACGATGAATCGTTTGTTAGAAATGCCGAAAGAGAGTTTCCTGAGGGTCCATCTAATTTGGATGGTTCCTCCAGAAGAGACTTTCTGAAAGTAATGGGCTTCAGTTTGGCTGCAGCATCTTTGGCTGCCTGTGAGGCTCCGGTAAGAAAGGCTATCCCTTATGTAAATAAGCCTGTTGATATAAACCCATCTATTCCCAACTATTATGCATCCACTTTCGCTTCTGGCGGTGATTATGCGGCCGTAGTTGTGAAAACAAGAGAAGGTAGACCTATCAAAATCGATGGAAATGAGCTTTCTCCAATAACAAAAGGAGGAACCAATGCGATTGTGGAGGCTTCCGTTCTTTCTTTATATGACAAGCAAAGACTTAGCGGTCCATACATCAATGGTGAAAAGTCAGAGTGGACTACCCTTGATGCAGAAGTTAAATCCAAATTAGCTTCAGCAGGAACTGTAAAAGTTGTTACCAATACTATTATTTCGCCTTCTACTGAAAAGGCTTTAGCTGAATTTGCTGCTGCTTTTGGTGGTGCTGAAGTCGTCACCTATGATCCTGTTTCCAGCTACGGTATTACCAAAGCTGCTGAACTGACTTATGGTACTGCCATGTTGCCAACTTATGATTTCTCCAAAGCGAATGTGATTGTAAGTTTTGGTGCTGACTTTTTGGGAACTTGGATTTCTCCAATTGAATTTGCCAAGCAATATGCGCAGGGCAGAAAGATTACCAAAGAGAAGCCGGTAATGTCCCGTCACTTCCAGTTTGAATCCAATCTTTCTCTTGCCGGGGCCAATGCCGACTACAGAACCCCTATCAAACCTTCTCAGAGTGGTTTGGCTGTGCTGGCCTTATACAATGCTATCGCAAAGCAAGCTGGGGCTGCTACGGTAACAGCGCCTGCGGTTGAAATTGAATATCTGGATAAAGCTGCAAAGGAACTTTGGGCAAACAGAGGAAAATCCATCGTAGTTTCCGGTTCAAATGACCCGAATGTTCAGGTTGTAATCAATGCCATCAATGATCTGTTGGAAAACAATGGTGTAACTGTTGACTTCTCCAGACCATCTCACTTTAGAAAAGGTGATGATACAAAAATGAACCAATTTATTGCTGACCTTAAAGGTGGTCGTGTGGGTGCTGTTGTTTTCTACAACTGTAACCCTGTATATGACCATGCTAAAGGAGCGGAAATCGCTGAAGCCATTTCTAAAGCTAAAGTTTCGATTGCTACCAATGGTACCATGGATGAAACAGCTTCCTTGGTACAATATGTTGCTCCAGATCATCATTATCTAGAATCTTGGAATGATTTTAACCCAAGAAAAGGCGAGTACAGTTTATCACAACCTACTATTTCTCCTTTATTTAATACAAGACAGGCACAGGAATCTTTCTTGATTTGGGCTGGAAACAGTACGAATTATTATGATTTCTTGCAGGAGAATTGGAAGTCAAACTTATTTGTTACCCAGTCTGATATTTCTAATTTCCAGGAATTCTGGGATAGGTCATTGTTTAATGGTGTTTACTCTATCTCTTCAACTTCTACCGCAATCAGTGGTAATGCAGATGTAGCGGCTGCTGCTTCTGCTGTTGCCAAGGCCTATAAAGCTGATAATGCCGGAGTAGAACTTGCTGTTTATACAAAAGTCGGTATAGGTAATGGTACTCATTCCAATAACCCATGGTTGCAGGAAATGTCTGACCCGATTTCCAAAGCGACTTGGGATAACTACCTTACCGTTTCTCAAAAATGGGCCAATGAAAATGGTCTAAAGATGGTTGAGGGAGCGACCAGAAAAGCTAAAATCACTGTTGGGAACAAATCTCTGATTGTTCCTGTATTGGTTCAACCAGGTCAGGCACAGGGAACTGTTGGTCTTGCCCTAGGATACGGAAGAAGCAAAGCCGGTAGGGTTGCCAATGGTGTTGGTGTCAACGCCTATGAATTATTGGACAGCTCCAATGGATTTGTGAATTATGATATTACAGAAGGTGTTAGCGTAGAGCTTCTTTCTGATACCTACAGGATCGCTCAAACCCAAACCCATCAGACTTATATGGGTAGGGAATTTGTAATTCAGGAGGCTACCCTTTCTGAGTACAAACAGGATGCCAGCGCTGGCAGGTACAAACCACAAATTTATAAAGAAGGTCAATTTGTAAAGCCATCCAAAATTTCCCTGTGGAAAGGCCATCAATATAGCCAGCATCACTGGGGTCTCGCTATTGATATGAACTCCTGTATTGGTTGTGGAGCTTGTACTGTGGCTTGCCAAGTTGAAAATAACGTGGCGGTTGTAGGAAAGCAGGAAGTTCTCAATAGAAGAGAAATGGCCTGGATCAGGATTGACAGGTATTATTCCTCTCCCGAAGGAGCGAGCAGCAACAAAGAATTAGAGCAGGCTGCTGATAATCCTGAGGTTACCTTCCAGCCGATGATGTGCCAGCACTGTAACAACGCTCCTTGCGAGACGGTATGTCCGGTTGCTGCTACTACCCACTCTTCAGAAGGTCTTAACCAAATGACCTACAACAGATGTATCGGTACAAGGTATTGTGCCAACAACTGTCCGTACAAAGTCAGAAGGTTCAACTGGTTCAAATACCATGACAATAAAGAATTCGCAGCAGTGAACGTAGCCCAAAACGATGATTTGGGTAAAATGGTGCTGAATCCTGATGTAACCGTAAGGGCTAGAGGTGTTATCGAAAAATGCTCTATGTGTGTTCAGAGAATTCAGGCCGGTAAGCTTACTGCTAAGAAAGAGGGTAGAAAAGTACAGGATGGGGACATCAATACTGCATGTGCTACAGCTTGTCCTACCAATGCGATTGTATTCGGTGATATGAATGATCCAAACAGCAAGATCACTCAGATGCTCAAAATTCAGGAAGATACCACTTCTGCTATTAAAGAAGTAAATGAAGAAAGAGCATACCATGTCTTGGAAGAAATCAATGTGAGTCCAAACGTGTGGTATTTCACCAAAATCAGAAATAAGGATAAATCAGAAGCGTAA
- a CDS encoding c-type cytochrome produces the protein MSIKRSLTSVPLKLSTLMMLFFLMLGTQVFAVNPEVSDSEEAIAAGKSIFNANCKTCHKLDQKNVGPALRGVTDRRSIDWTKKFIRNSQALIASGDAQAVAIYNEYNQLAMPNHEFLSDDDLMNLLAYVEYGDKADATVAAAGGEGAAVAGGAGIPSEYLTIILAVLVIVLLLILIVLGLIISILTKYLKTQPLDEADQAFINQKTDFKKIFRSDAFVVIITALVVAFVVKTALDELYTIGVQQGYAPKQPIAFSHQLHAGQFEIPCQYCHTGVEIGKSANIPSANICMNCHMHIQNVGGKDGISPEIAKIYAAVDENKPIEWVRVHNLPDLSYFNHAQHVAVGGVECQTCHGPIEEMEVVYQHSTLTMGWCIDCHRQTSIRTEGNEYYDKLVQLHSGSKNALKVKDIGGLECAKCHY, from the coding sequence ATGTCGATCAAGCGCTCATTAACAAGTGTTCCGTTGAAGCTTAGCACCCTCATGATGCTATTCTTCCTCATGCTAGGGACACAGGTCTTTGCGGTTAATCCCGAAGTGTCAGATAGCGAAGAAGCAATTGCGGCCGGAAAATCAATTTTCAATGCCAATTGTAAAACCTGTCACAAACTAGACCAAAAAAATGTAGGTCCGGCCTTAAGAGGTGTGACCGACCGTAGATCCATTGACTGGACTAAAAAATTCATCCGTAATTCCCAAGCTTTGATTGCATCCGGTGATGCGCAGGCTGTGGCCATTTACAATGAATATAACCAGTTGGCTATGCCAAACCATGAGTTTCTATCAGATGATGATCTGATGAACTTATTGGCATATGTAGAATATGGTGATAAGGCAGACGCAACTGTGGCAGCTGCTGGCGGTGAAGGTGCTGCTGTAGCAGGTGGTGCTGGTATCCCAAGTGAATACCTGACCATCATCTTGGCGGTCTTGGTAATTGTATTGTTGTTGATCCTGATTGTATTGGGATTGATCATTTCAATTCTTACCAAATACCTCAAAACGCAGCCTCTTGATGAAGCGGATCAGGCATTCATCAATCAAAAAACAGATTTCAAAAAGATTTTCCGCTCTGATGCATTTGTTGTAATCATAACTGCATTGGTAGTGGCTTTCGTAGTGAAAACTGCTCTTGATGAGCTTTATACTATAGGTGTTCAGCAAGGCTACGCGCCTAAGCAGCCAATTGCATTCTCTCATCAGTTGCATGCTGGACAATTTGAAATCCCTTGTCAGTATTGTCATACTGGTGTTGAAATAGGAAAATCAGCCAATATTCCATCGGCTAACATTTGTATGAACTGTCATATGCATATTCAAAATGTAGGTGGAAAAGATGGCATTTCTCCTGAAATCGCTAAAATCTACGCTGCTGTGGATGAAAACAAACCTATTGAATGGGTAAGGGTCCACAATCTTCCTGATCTTTCTTACTTTAACCACGCACAGCACGTGGCTGTTGGTGGGGTAGAATGTCAGACCTGCCATGGTCCGATTGAGGAAATGGAAGTGGTTTATCAGCACAGTACGCTTACAATGGGATGGTGTATTGACTGTCACAGACAGACAAGTATCCGTACTGAAGGCAATGAGTACTATGATAAACTTGTACAGTTACACAGCGGCTCCAAGAATGCTTTGAAGGTGAAGGATATCGGAGGTTTGGAGTGTGCAAAATGCCACTATTAA
- a CDS encoding (2Fe-2S)-binding protein gives MTKSIVLSVNGREKTIFADPEEPLLYILREEFGLNGPKFGCGLHQCGSCMVLSDGQANYTCRIPCSAFEGKKIETIEGLAQDEKLHPLQQSFFDEQAAQCGYCLNGMLINALELLRKKTNPSEEEIRDVLHKVICRCGTHSRFIKAVKKAVDSRSKF, from the coding sequence ATGACAAAATCAATTGTTTTATCTGTAAATGGAAGGGAAAAAACAATTTTTGCAGATCCTGAAGAGCCCCTTTTGTACATTCTCAGGGAAGAATTTGGCTTAAATGGTCCCAAATTTGGCTGTGGCCTACATCAATGTGGTTCTTGCATGGTGCTTTCTGATGGACAGGCCAATTATACGTGCAGGATTCCCTGTTCAGCTTTTGAAGGAAAAAAAATAGAAACTATCGAAGGACTTGCACAAGATGAAAAATTACACCCTTTACAACAATCATTTTTTGACGAGCAGGCAGCCCAATGTGGTTATTGCTTGAATGGGATGTTGATCAATGCATTGGAACTCTTAAGAAAAAAAACAAATCCGAGTGAGGAGGAAATCAGGGATGTTCTGCATAAAGTGATTTGCAGATGTGGTACGCACAGCCGTTTTATTAAGGCAGTTAAAAAAGCCGTAGACTCCCGATCAAAATTTTAA
- a CDS encoding molybdopterin cofactor-binding domain-containing protein, producing the protein MKVFNLDRRAFLRTTGHLLIGFNLFPMVNCSPSKEDPNLPEPYNGIPVRPHAGKDLIDSWIRLDAEGHVTVLTGKKELGQGIRTTLIQIAADELEVDIKRCHIINGDTGQTPNEGYTSGSNSIEGSGLAIRQAAAEAKFFLLKLASEKLQTPYESLVLKDGCITAPDKKKTSYWDLVNGAYYEKTITGKAPILDFQKHQYVGKPIPRKDILHLVKGDAHFVHDMRLPGMVHTRVLHPPSYEAKLISIDSEAVKSLQGVLKVVIDGSFIAVIAEREYQAVKAWEKLKEVTVWKKPTINPLSDRLFADMRSRAQKPEVIQQTPNISKQLTNSPIRIKSVYQRPYQMHGSAGPSCALAKWENEQLTVWSPTQGVYPLQATLADLFQIDADKIRCIGVPGSGCYGHNGADDVSAEAALIAKHYPDKPVRLQWMREDEHQWEPYGSAMIMELEARVSKEGLIQVWDSKIWSDSHSTRPRGEAGHFVSARHLENPIPFLKGGFSGGAYRNATPLYNIQDVRLQLFNYDGPLRSSALRGLGAYANIFALESFIDELAEASGMDPFIFRIKNLKDERAIAVLEELKSKTNWNALERTGNKGYGIAFAKYKNSAAYFAVMAEVEKAHEKEAFKLKRMIGVIEAGQCINPDGLINQTEGGMIQSASWTLMESVKYDKNGILTQIAAIRL; encoded by the coding sequence ATGAAAGTATTCAATTTGGATAGAAGAGCGTTTTTGAGAACCACAGGACATTTGCTGATAGGTTTCAATCTCTTCCCAATGGTCAACTGCAGCCCCTCAAAGGAAGACCCCAATTTACCAGAGCCTTACAATGGCATTCCTGTTCGGCCCCATGCAGGAAAAGACCTGATTGACTCCTGGATAAGACTGGATGCAGAAGGGCATGTGACTGTTTTGACAGGAAAAAAAGAATTGGGACAGGGAATAAGGACTACTTTGATTCAAATAGCTGCGGATGAATTGGAAGTGGATATCAAAAGGTGTCATATTATCAATGGAGATACAGGACAAACTCCCAACGAAGGCTATACTTCAGGAAGCAACTCCATTGAAGGGAGTGGCCTGGCAATCAGGCAGGCAGCTGCGGAAGCAAAATTCTTTCTTTTGAAATTGGCTTCCGAAAAACTGCAGACACCATATGAAAGCTTAGTGCTGAAGGATGGTTGTATTACCGCACCTGACAAGAAAAAAACAAGCTATTGGGATTTGGTTAATGGTGCGTATTATGAAAAAACCATAACCGGAAAAGCTCCGATTTTGGACTTCCAGAAACACCAATATGTAGGAAAACCCATTCCCAGGAAAGATATCCTGCATTTGGTCAAAGGAGATGCACATTTCGTCCATGATATGAGGTTGCCCGGAATGGTACATACCCGGGTATTGCATCCTCCAAGCTATGAGGCAAAACTTATCTCCATAGACTCCGAAGCGGTCAAATCCCTCCAAGGGGTGCTCAAAGTCGTGATAGATGGAAGTTTCATTGCTGTCATTGCTGAAAGGGAATATCAGGCTGTAAAGGCTTGGGAAAAACTCAAAGAGGTAACAGTCTGGAAAAAACCAACTATAAATCCGCTGTCTGACAGACTATTTGCCGACATGCGCAGCAGGGCCCAAAAGCCGGAAGTCATTCAGCAAACCCCGAATATTTCTAAGCAGCTGACCAACTCCCCTATCCGGATCAAATCGGTCTATCAGCGACCTTACCAAATGCACGGTTCTGCAGGTCCTTCCTGCGCCTTGGCAAAATGGGAAAATGAGCAACTTACTGTCTGGTCACCTACACAGGGTGTCTATCCATTACAGGCTACCTTAGCAGATCTTTTTCAAATCGATGCCGACAAAATCAGGTGCATTGGAGTTCCCGGGTCGGGCTGCTATGGACATAATGGAGCCGATGATGTATCAGCAGAGGCTGCGCTCATAGCAAAACATTATCCCGATAAGCCGGTCCGTTTACAATGGATGCGGGAAGATGAGCACCAATGGGAACCTTATGGTTCAGCAATGATCATGGAACTGGAAGCCAGGGTTTCGAAGGAAGGGTTGATTCAGGTCTGGGACAGCAAAATATGGTCTGATTCACATAGCACCCGACCTCGGGGAGAAGCAGGCCATTTTGTTTCTGCCCGGCATTTGGAAAACCCAATCCCATTTTTAAAAGGAGGATTTTCCGGAGGAGCTTACAGGAATGCTACACCTTTATATAATATACAGGATGTCAGGCTTCAGCTTTTCAATTATGATGGACCATTAAGGTCCTCTGCCCTCAGGGGGCTCGGAGCCTATGCCAATATTTTTGCTTTGGAGTCATTTATAGATGAGCTGGCTGAGGCTTCTGGCATGGACCCATTCATATTCCGGATCAAAAACCTGAAAGATGAAAGGGCTATTGCTGTTCTGGAGGAATTGAAATCAAAGACCAATTGGAATGCCTTGGAGCGAACAGGAAACAAAGGGTATGGAATTGCCTTTGCCAAATACAAAAACTCCGCAGCCTATTTTGCAGTGATGGCCGAGGTTGAAAAAGCCCATGAAAAAGAGGCTTTCAAATTGAAGAGAATGATCGGTGTGATTGAGGCCGGACAATGCATCAATCCGGATGGACTGATCAACCAAACCGAGGGGGGGATGATCCAATCTGCCAGTTGGACCTTAATGGAATCAGTCAAGTATGATAAAAATGGGATATTAACCCAGATTGCAGCTATCCGCCTGTAA